In Calditrichota bacterium, a genomic segment contains:
- a CDS encoding FtsX-like permease family protein has product MSYEIFVARRYFKSKRRTGFISLINYFSIAGVMIGVAALTIVLSVMNGFETEVRSRIVGFDSHIRFRSFHDRGIENYPRILKELKKFDHVVAVSPYIYDKGLIVNGPNRDAIIIKGVDPVSAVQVSDVGKNITWGSFDLDTVNVPDGKPLPGIVLGKSLALRLDVQLGDKIIIGTFPGNTNFFLPQQPLMKAFIVNGMFETGLYEFDSNFGYISLKCAQDLLRMGKTQVSGVEVMLDKLDLKLVTSTADKMNDHFGYPYLAETWFERNKNLFSWMQIEKWAAFIILSLIIMVAAFNIISTMIMVVMEKKKEIGILKSLGAENRSIMRIFVYQGLISGLIGTIVGSVIGYVLCWSQFHYHWFSLPPDIYFISSLPVEMKALDFILIGVAAILLSFFATLYPSFKAAKLDPV; this is encoded by the coding sequence ATGTCCTATGAAATTTTTGTTGCCAGACGTTACTTCAAATCGAAGCGGCGAACTGGTTTTATTTCCCTGATTAATTATTTTTCCATTGCCGGCGTGATGATCGGCGTGGCGGCGCTGACCATTGTGCTTTCTGTGATGAACGGATTCGAAACAGAAGTGCGTTCGCGAATTGTGGGATTTGATTCGCACATTCGCTTTCGCAGTTTCCACGATCGTGGGATTGAAAACTATCCGCGAATTTTGAAAGAACTGAAAAAATTTGATCATGTCGTTGCTGTTTCGCCTTATATTTACGACAAAGGTCTGATTGTCAACGGCCCCAATCGAGATGCCATCATCATTAAAGGCGTGGATCCGGTCAGCGCGGTGCAGGTTTCCGATGTAGGAAAAAATATAACGTGGGGTTCTTTTGATCTGGACACTGTGAATGTTCCCGACGGAAAGCCGCTGCCAGGAATTGTGTTGGGTAAGAGCCTCGCTTTGCGGCTGGATGTCCAATTGGGCGATAAAATTATCATCGGTACTTTTCCCGGAAATACGAACTTTTTTCTCCCGCAACAACCGCTGATGAAAGCGTTCATTGTCAACGGTATGTTTGAGACCGGGCTTTATGAGTTCGACAGCAATTTTGGCTACATTTCTCTGAAATGCGCGCAGGATTTGCTGCGCATGGGAAAGACGCAGGTCTCCGGCGTGGAAGTGATGCTGGATAAGTTGGATCTGAAACTGGTCACCAGCACTGCGGACAAAATGAACGACCATTTCGGATATCCCTATCTGGCGGAGACCTGGTTTGAGCGCAACAAAAATCTCTTTTCGTGGATGCAAATCGAAAAATGGGCGGCGTTCATCATTTTAAGTTTGATTATTATGGTCGCCGCTTTTAACATTATCAGCACGATGATTATGGTGGTGATGGAAAAGAAAAAAGAGATTGGCATTCTGAAATCTCTGGGAGCGGAAAATCGCTCAATTATGCGCATATTTGTCTATCAGGGATTGATCTCGGGGCTCATTGGTACGATTGTCGGTAGCGTAATCGGCTATGTGCTTTGTTGGTCTCAGTTTCATTATCACTGGTTTTCGCTGCCGCCAGATATTTATTTTATCAGCTCGCTGCCAGTGGAAATGAAAGCGCTGGATTTTATTCTTATTGGCGTTGCCGCTATTTTGTTGTCATTTTTTGCAACGCTTTACCCGTCATTCAAGGCGGCGAAGTTGGATCCTGT
- a CDS encoding DUF4258 domain-containing protein: protein MSDTLKKIKKLVLIGDVRISEHGYDELVSDELSVREIVKSVNDAILVEDYPNYPKGAAVLVLQIDKKGNPIHVVWGIPKGHTRPAVLVTAYRPAPERWNENFMERKR from the coding sequence TTGAGTGACACGCTGAAGAAAATAAAAAAGCTTGTTTTAATTGGCGATGTTCGTATTTCTGAACATGGATATGACGAACTTGTTAGTGATGAGCTTTCTGTTCGCGAAATTGTAAAGAGTGTGAATGATGCTATTTTAGTTGAAGATTATCCTAATTATCCAAAAGGAGCAGCAGTGTTGGTGCTGCAGATTGACAAAAAGGGGAATCCTATCCACGTGGTTTGGGGTATTCCCAAAGGGCATACACGTCCTGCTGTCCTTGTGACAGCGTACCGTCCGGCCCCCGAGCGATGGAACGAAAATTTTATGGAGCGCAAACGATGA
- the lysS gene encoding lysine--tRNA ligase, with protein sequence MEELTEFQKIRREKLEQIRELGFNPYPFSFKRTDFAADIIENFNPDEKRKVSAAGRIMAMRKHGKAAFSHIMDSSGKIQIYVRKDHVGDKKYELFKLLDIGDIIGVEGEIFKTHTGEITILVEKLELLSKNLRPLPIVKEKIEDGERQIYDEFADKELRYRQRYVDLIVNPQVREVFLNRTKIIRELRSFLEEKDYLEVETPILQPLYGGAAARPFVTHHNALDIDLYLRIADELYLKRLIVGGFDGVFEFGKDFRNEGIDRFHNPEFTMLELYVAYEDYYFMMDLVEQMVSRAVMAVHGTHKITFQGHEIDFTPPWKRIKMRDILQEVAGEDLFGKSRDELRQVAKKLNVPVDDSADVGKIIDEIFSEKVEPNLIQPTFVMDYPIELSPLAKKHRSESGIVERFEGFLAGKEICNSFSELNDPIDQKERFQQQVEYGRAGDEEAHVMDEDYIRALEYGMPPTAGLGVGIDRLVMILTDSPSIRDVIFFPHMRPEKSEKEDRGE encoded by the coding sequence GTGGAAGAATTGACAGAATTTCAGAAAATCAGACGAGAAAAATTAGAACAGATTCGGGAATTAGGTTTTAATCCTTATCCGTTTTCTTTTAAAAGGACGGATTTTGCGGCGGATATTATTGAAAATTTTAATCCTGACGAAAAACGAAAAGTGAGCGCCGCCGGAAGAATCATGGCCATGAGAAAACACGGCAAAGCCGCGTTCAGCCACATCATGGATAGCAGCGGCAAAATCCAGATTTATGTGCGCAAAGATCATGTCGGCGATAAAAAATATGAGTTATTCAAATTGCTGGACATCGGCGACATTATTGGAGTGGAAGGCGAGATTTTCAAAACGCACACCGGCGAGATCACGATTTTAGTGGAAAAATTGGAATTGCTGTCCAAGAATTTGCGTCCGCTGCCCATTGTGAAAGAAAAAATTGAAGACGGCGAGCGCCAGATTTATGATGAGTTTGCCGACAAAGAGCTGCGCTATCGGCAGCGGTATGTAGATTTAATTGTTAATCCGCAGGTGCGGGAAGTTTTTCTCAATCGCACGAAAATTATCCGGGAATTGCGTTCTTTTCTGGAAGAAAAAGATTATCTTGAAGTGGAAACGCCAATTTTGCAACCTTTGTACGGCGGGGCTGCTGCCAGACCGTTCGTTACGCACCACAATGCCCTGGATATTGATTTGTATTTGCGAATCGCCGATGAACTTTATTTGAAAAGACTCATTGTGGGCGGGTTTGACGGTGTGTTTGAATTTGGCAAAGATTTCCGCAACGAAGGTATCGACCGTTTTCACAATCCGGAATTCACCATGCTCGAGTTGTACGTGGCGTACGAAGATTATTATTTCATGATGGATTTGGTGGAACAGATGGTGTCGCGTGCGGTCATGGCTGTGCACGGAACGCATAAAATAACTTTTCAGGGACATGAAATCGATTTCACGCCACCGTGGAAGAGAATCAAAATGCGCGATATTTTGCAAGAGGTCGCCGGAGAGGATTTATTCGGGAAGAGCCGGGACGAATTGCGTCAGGTCGCTAAAAAACTGAATGTTCCGGTGGATGACAGCGCTGACGTGGGCAAAATCATCGATGAAATTTTTAGCGAAAAAGTGGAGCCGAACCTCATTCAGCCGACTTTTGTCATGGATTATCCCATTGAATTGTCGCCGTTGGCGAAAAAACATCGTTCGGAATCAGGAATTGTCGAGCGGTTTGAGGGCTTCCTTGCCGGCAAGGAAATTTGCAATTCATTTTCCGAATTGAACGATCCCATTGATCAGAAAGAGCGTTTTCAGCAGCAAGTGGAATACGGCAGAGCCGGTGACGAAGAAGCCCATGTGATGGACGAAGATTACATACGCGCGCTGGAGTACGGCATGCCGCCGACAGCCGGATTGGGCGTGGGAATTGATCGTCTGGTCATGATTTTGACGGACTCGCCGTCCATTCGTGACGTTATCTTTTTTCCGCACATGCGGCCGGAGAAGAGTGAAAAAGAAGATAGAGGAGAATAG
- a CDS encoding alanine racemase has translation MRPTVAEIDLSAISFNIRAIREKVFPAQVMAVVKADAYGHGAVPVAKEALKSGAAYLGVALVEEGIELRDAGIRAPILVFGGALEEQLPLFAKYNLEPTIYTIELARYLSQIARSENKKIPVHVKVDTGMGRVGVPHAQSMAFIETIAQLPGIEVKGLYTHFSTSDERDKSYSHLQFARFEEIIRCLKNKKIEIPLKHAANSGAILDLPETYLDMVRPGVMMYGYYPSNQTTESVTIKSAMTFKTRVLHIKDVPENTSVSYGRKFITKKPTRIATLPVGYADGYNRLLSNKAQVTIRGKKFPVVGRVCMDLILIDLGDDREAQIGDEAVLFGKKEENNFAVEEYCEITNTIPYEVTCWVSKRVPRIYKK, from the coding sequence TTGCGCCCAACAGTGGCGGAGATTGATCTTTCGGCAATATCTTTTAATATTCGGGCGATTCGAGAAAAGGTTTTTCCGGCTCAGGTGATGGCAGTGGTTAAGGCTGACGCCTATGGTCATGGCGCTGTGCCGGTAGCGAAAGAAGCGTTGAAAAGCGGCGCGGCATATCTGGGCGTTGCTCTTGTGGAGGAAGGCATTGAACTGCGAGATGCCGGAATACGGGCGCCGATTCTCGTTTTTGGCGGCGCTTTGGAAGAACAATTGCCTCTCTTTGCCAAATACAATTTAGAACCGACGATTTACACTATTGAACTTGCGCGCTATCTTTCGCAGATTGCCAGAAGCGAAAACAAAAAAATTCCCGTGCACGTGAAGGTTGATACCGGAATGGGGCGAGTCGGCGTGCCACACGCCCAGTCCATGGCGTTCATCGAGACGATTGCCCAGTTGCCGGGAATTGAAGTGAAAGGACTTTACACGCATTTTTCGACATCGGACGAGCGGGACAAAAGTTATTCTCATTTGCAATTTGCCAGATTTGAGGAAATCATTCGCTGTTTGAAAAATAAAAAAATTGAAATCCCGCTCAAACATGCTGCCAATAGCGGGGCAATTTTGGATTTGCCAGAGACATATCTCGACATGGTCCGTCCCGGCGTGATGATGTACGGTTACTACCCGTCAAACCAAACAACGGAAAGCGTCACCATTAAATCGGCGATGACATTTAAAACCCGGGTGCTGCATATTAAAGATGTGCCGGAAAATACCAGCGTGAGTTACGGGCGGAAATTTATCACCAAAAAACCCACACGAATCGCGACACTGCCCGTGGGATACGCGGACGGTTACAATCGTCTGCTTTCCAATAAAGCGCAGGTAACGATTCGCGGCAAGAAATTTCCTGTCGTTGGCAGGGTTTGTATGGATTTAATTTTAATAGATTTGGGCGATGACCGGGAAGCTCAAATTGGCGATGAAGCGGTGTTATTTGGAAAAAAAGAAGAAAATAATTTTGCAGTGGAAGAGTATTGTGAAATCACCAATACGATTCCCTACGAGGTCACCTGCTGGGTGTCAAAAAGAGTACCGAGAATTTACAAAAAATAG
- a CDS encoding peptide chain release factor 2, with protein MKNFEVIFEIEKKQEEIKSFEKKTLAPNFWDNREQAQKIMQKIDERKNVVEKWQSLRDKANYVKELLELTEQEEDSQFLQELTTELDSLQKGIDDLEFESMLSDPDDHLNAILTIHPGAGGTESQDWAQMLMRMYVRWIERKGFKYQIMDLQAGDEAGIKSVTLEVAGKYAFGYLKAEIGVHRLVRISPFDANSRRHTSFASVFVYPEVNNEIEITVNPNDLRVDTYRASGAGGQHVNKTSSAVRITHLPTGIVVQCQSERSQHMNRDNAMKILMSRLYQKKKEEERQKLQQLEDSKKDIAWGSQIRSYVFHPYNMVKDHRTKVETSNIQDVMDGNLDAFIQAYLMENAS; from the coding sequence TTGAAAAACTTCGAGGTTATCTTTGAAATAGAAAAAAAACAGGAAGAAATCAAATCATTTGAGAAAAAAACGCTGGCGCCGAATTTCTGGGACAATCGTGAGCAAGCGCAGAAAATTATGCAGAAAATTGACGAGCGAAAGAACGTTGTCGAAAAATGGCAGTCATTGCGGGACAAAGCCAATTACGTCAAAGAACTGCTGGAATTAACGGAACAGGAAGAAGACAGCCAGTTTTTGCAGGAATTGACGACTGAGCTCGATTCGCTGCAAAAAGGTATCGATGACCTAGAATTTGAGAGTATGCTCAGCGATCCGGACGATCATTTGAACGCGATTTTGACAATTCACCCGGGAGCGGGCGGTACCGAGAGTCAGGATTGGGCGCAGATGTTGATGCGCATGTACGTTCGCTGGATCGAGCGCAAGGGTTTTAAATATCAAATTATGGATTTGCAGGCCGGTGACGAAGCCGGGATTAAAAGCGTCACGTTGGAGGTGGCGGGAAAGTACGCTTTCGGATATCTGAAAGCTGAAATCGGCGTTCATCGGCTGGTGCGCATTTCGCCGTTTGACGCCAACAGTCGTCGGCACACGTCGTTTGCGTCGGTGTTTGTCTATCCCGAAGTGAATAACGAAATCGAAATCACAGTTAATCCCAATGATTTGAGAGTGGATACCTATCGCGCCAGTGGCGCCGGCGGGCAGCACGTAAACAAGACGAGTTCCGCGGTGCGCATAACGCATCTGCCCACGGGAATTGTGGTGCAATGTCAGAGCGAACGCTCGCAACACATGAATCGCGATAATGCCATGAAAATTTTGATGTCTCGATTGTACCAAAAGAAAAAAGAAGAGGAGCGCCAAAAGCTGCAACAATTAGAGGACAGTAAAAAAGACATCGCCTGGGGCAGTCAGATCCGCTCCTACGTTTTTCATCCGTACAACATGGTCAAAGATCATCGTACAAAAGTGGAAACCAGCAATATTCAGGATGTAATGGACGGTAATCTTGACGCGTTCATTCAGGCGTATTTAATGGAAAATGCAAGCTAA
- a CDS encoding SpoIID/LytB domain-containing protein gives MSIGNGCLDSSQGLRIGFVEQRDFWDFKLTGPFSVFDERGEAILKNVPPTFRCRIQLENWQPAKFEYQILIGRFFDKSSAREAEYKLIEKGVGAMLRRIGGKHIHSNKIVQDTTEYWLVVDQMKSEQDAQEFAKERLPGIPYTVIRQKISEPHALFNLLDHTSEKLGESQNLIRVVPENANTKVFLYHLTREGSESKEFERYAKLRGVVEFRCLHNDLIGAISTFPVEDYVENIVALNYADGMPVNALKALSVAVRSKALSGYCVRHENEPYDICNKSHCQTFEGYREIPDSVKKIIRSTTGEVLFRKKRIVQAEMTAVCGGHTESASLPDRYKFELDYPPVFDSQRKQIPKKYSDLSDETTIRSWIDEFVDANCDLNEKADPAVVSVFQPDFRWSRFYASDELGMLIEKKIGRSIGAIFAIILTKRSLSGRVQEMEILAADTNLVLKGETEIRQIFGGVDELPGACFYVENQMDEEGFPISFTFHGAGRGHGAGLCIAGSIGLAQNGVGYKEILSHYFRGTTLKKIYGE, from the coding sequence ATGAGCATAGGAAATGGATGTCTTGATAGTTCGCAAGGGTTACGCATCGGATTTGTGGAACAACGGGATTTTTGGGATTTTAAACTGACGGGTCCCTTTTCTGTTTTCGACGAGCGAGGCGAGGCGATTTTAAAGAATGTGCCGCCAACGTTTCGCTGTCGGATTCAGTTGGAAAATTGGCAGCCGGCGAAATTTGAATATCAGATTTTGATTGGTCGCTTTTTTGACAAAAGCAGCGCCAGAGAAGCGGAATACAAATTGATCGAGAAAGGAGTCGGGGCAATGCTGCGCCGCATTGGCGGCAAGCATATTCACAGTAATAAAATTGTTCAGGATACAACGGAGTACTGGCTGGTCGTGGATCAGATGAAGTCTGAGCAAGACGCGCAAGAGTTTGCTAAAGAGAGGTTGCCGGGAATTCCGTACACTGTCATTCGTCAAAAAATCAGCGAACCTCACGCGTTGTTCAATTTACTGGATCACACTTCTGAAAAATTGGGGGAATCCCAGAATTTGATTCGGGTTGTCCCTGAAAATGCGAATACCAAGGTATTTCTCTATCACCTGACACGCGAAGGGTCGGAAAGCAAAGAATTTGAGAGATATGCAAAATTGCGGGGAGTAGTTGAATTTCGCTGTTTGCACAATGATTTGATTGGCGCGATTTCAACGTTCCCGGTCGAAGACTATGTGGAGAATATTGTCGCGTTGAATTACGCGGACGGAATGCCGGTGAACGCGCTGAAAGCTCTGTCCGTAGCTGTGAGAAGCAAGGCACTGTCCGGATATTGCGTGCGCCATGAAAATGAACCCTATGATATTTGCAATAAAAGCCATTGCCAGACATTTGAGGGCTATCGCGAGATCCCTGATAGTGTGAAAAAAATCATCAGAAGCACAACGGGAGAAGTGCTTTTTCGCAAAAAGAGGATTGTGCAGGCTGAAATGACAGCGGTCTGCGGCGGGCATACTGAATCCGCGTCATTGCCGGACAGGTACAAATTTGAGCTCGATTATCCGCCGGTGTTTGATAGCCAGCGCAAGCAGATCCCGAAGAAATATTCAGATCTGTCCGATGAGACGACCATTCGGAGCTGGATCGATGAGTTTGTCGATGCCAATTGTGATTTGAACGAGAAAGCCGATCCGGCGGTTGTCAGTGTGTTTCAGCCGGATTTTCGCTGGAGCCGATTTTATGCCAGCGACGAATTGGGAATGTTGATCGAGAAAAAAATAGGCCGCTCGATCGGCGCTATTTTCGCTATCATTCTCACGAAAAGAAGCCTTTCCGGGCGCGTGCAGGAAATGGAAATTTTGGCGGCGGATACGAATCTGGTTTTAAAGGGAGAAACTGAAATCCGTCAGATTTTCGGCGGAGTTGATGAACTTCCCGGCGCTTGTTTCTACGTTGAGAATCAAATGGACGAAGAAGGTTTCCCAATTTCATTCACTTTTCACGGAGCGGGCCGCGGCCACGGCGCGGGTTTGTGCATTGCTGGATCTATCGGGCTGGCACAGAACGGCGTCGGGTACAAAGAAATTTTGTCCCACTATTTTCGTGGCACGACTTTGAAAAAAATTTATGGAGAATAA